One region of Gossypium raimondii isolate GPD5lz chromosome 6, ASM2569854v1, whole genome shotgun sequence genomic DNA includes:
- the LOC105773259 gene encoding probable purine permease 5 isoform X1, translating into MQELLLQEEEKMEQESTGSGSSKFSSLQWVFKVKNMAWEAYKSKPFSHWVLLFLSSLGMLVAFPASSLLSRVYFANGGTSKWIISWVAVAGWPIPALILFPMYLFHGTSPTPLSLQLFCSYVFLGFLSAADNLMYAYAYAYLPASTAALLASSSLAFSALFGFWIVNNKLNASVINAIVIITAAMTIIALDSDSDRYPYVSNNQYIWGFVWDILGSALHGLIFALSEWVFIKFLGRRSFHVVLEQQVMVSSCAFLFTTIGVIINKDFQGMTSEAKTFKGGVTAYNLVLIWSIITFQLGVLGATGILFLASTVMAGVLNAVRVPVTSIAAVILLNDPMSGFKILSLVITFWGFASYIYGTSTGSKLP; encoded by the exons ATGCAAGAGCTGCTACTCCAGGAAG AAGAAAAAATGGAGCAGGAGTCAACGGGGTCTGgaagttcaaaattttcatcgTTACAATGGGTTTTCAAGGTCAAGAACATGGCTTGGGAAGCATACAAAAGCAAGCCCTTTTCACATTGGGTTCTGCTTTTTCTATCCAGTTTGGGAATGCTTGTGGCATTCCCTGCCTCTAGCCTTCTATCTCGTGTATACTTTGCCAATGGAGGGACCAGCAAGTGGATCATTTCATGGGTAGCAGTGGCTGGATGGCCTATACCAGCTTTGATCTTATTTCCTATGTACCTGTTTCATGGAACTTCCCCTACGCCTCTCAGCTTACAACTGTTTTGTTCTTATGTTTTTCTGGGCTTTTTAAGCGCTGCTGACAATCTCATGTATGCATATGCCTATGCTTATCTCCCTGCATCAACAGCAGCTCTTTTGGCTTCATCATCACTGGCTTTTTCTGCACTGTTTGGTTTTTGGATTGTGAATAACAAGCTGAATGCTTCTGTGATAAATGCTATTGTGATAATCACAGCTGCAATGACCATAATTGCATTGGATTCAGATTCTGATAGGTATCCCTATGTGTCCAACAACCAATACATTTGGGGTTTTGTATGGGACATATTAGGATCAGCCCTCCATGGCCTTATCTTTGCACTTTCAGAGTGGGTTTTCATAAAGTTCTTAGGCAGGAGATCTTTCCATGTTGTTTTGGAGCAACAAGTCATGGTTTCTTCCTGTGCCTTTTTGTTTACAACCATTGGAGTCATAATCAACAAGGATTTTCAAGGGATGACATCTGAAGCCAAAACTTTCAAGGGTGGGGTAACTGCATACAACCTGGTTCTCATTTGGAGTATAATCACTTTCCAATTGGGTGTATTAGGAGCCACTGGCATACTGTTCTTGGCTTCCACTGTGATGGCTGGGGTACTTAATGCTGTAAGGGTGCCAGTCACAAGCATTGCTGCTGTCATCCTTTTAAATGACCCAATGAGTGGCTTCAAGATCCTCTCTTTGGTCATAACATTTTGGGGATTTGCTTCCTACATCTATGGCACTTCCACTGGGAGTAAGTTACCCTGA
- the LOC105773259 gene encoding probable purine permease 5 isoform X2 — translation MQELLLQEEKMEQESTGSGSSKFSSLQWVFKVKNMAWEAYKSKPFSHWVLLFLSSLGMLVAFPASSLLSRVYFANGGTSKWIISWVAVAGWPIPALILFPMYLFHGTSPTPLSLQLFCSYVFLGFLSAADNLMYAYAYAYLPASTAALLASSSLAFSALFGFWIVNNKLNASVINAIVIITAAMTIIALDSDSDRYPYVSNNQYIWGFVWDILGSALHGLIFALSEWVFIKFLGRRSFHVVLEQQVMVSSCAFLFTTIGVIINKDFQGMTSEAKTFKGGVTAYNLVLIWSIITFQLGVLGATGILFLASTVMAGVLNAVRVPVTSIAAVILLNDPMSGFKILSLVITFWGFASYIYGTSTGSKLP, via the exons ATGCAAGAGCTGCTACTCCAGGAAG AAAAAATGGAGCAGGAGTCAACGGGGTCTGgaagttcaaaattttcatcgTTACAATGGGTTTTCAAGGTCAAGAACATGGCTTGGGAAGCATACAAAAGCAAGCCCTTTTCACATTGGGTTCTGCTTTTTCTATCCAGTTTGGGAATGCTTGTGGCATTCCCTGCCTCTAGCCTTCTATCTCGTGTATACTTTGCCAATGGAGGGACCAGCAAGTGGATCATTTCATGGGTAGCAGTGGCTGGATGGCCTATACCAGCTTTGATCTTATTTCCTATGTACCTGTTTCATGGAACTTCCCCTACGCCTCTCAGCTTACAACTGTTTTGTTCTTATGTTTTTCTGGGCTTTTTAAGCGCTGCTGACAATCTCATGTATGCATATGCCTATGCTTATCTCCCTGCATCAACAGCAGCTCTTTTGGCTTCATCATCACTGGCTTTTTCTGCACTGTTTGGTTTTTGGATTGTGAATAACAAGCTGAATGCTTCTGTGATAAATGCTATTGTGATAATCACAGCTGCAATGACCATAATTGCATTGGATTCAGATTCTGATAGGTATCCCTATGTGTCCAACAACCAATACATTTGGGGTTTTGTATGGGACATATTAGGATCAGCCCTCCATGGCCTTATCTTTGCACTTTCAGAGTGGGTTTTCATAAAGTTCTTAGGCAGGAGATCTTTCCATGTTGTTTTGGAGCAACAAGTCATGGTTTCTTCCTGTGCCTTTTTGTTTACAACCATTGGAGTCATAATCAACAAGGATTTTCAAGGGATGACATCTGAAGCCAAAACTTTCAAGGGTGGGGTAACTGCATACAACCTGGTTCTCATTTGGAGTATAATCACTTTCCAATTGGGTGTATTAGGAGCCACTGGCATACTGTTCTTGGCTTCCACTGTGATGGCTGGGGTACTTAATGCTGTAAGGGTGCCAGTCACAAGCATTGCTGCTGTCATCCTTTTAAATGACCCAATGAGTGGCTTCAAGATCCTCTCTTTGGTCATAACATTTTGGGGATTTGCTTCCTACATCTATGGCACTTCCACTGGGAGTAAGTTACCCTGA